Proteins co-encoded in one Lacerta agilis isolate rLacAgi1 chromosome 6, rLacAgi1.pri, whole genome shotgun sequence genomic window:
- the MYSM1 gene encoding histone H2A deubiquitinase MYSM1 isoform X3, whose translation MEAVEELDVDVEGDVTAGGAGEAEPGSYENPSSSLLQDHYLDSTWRTDMGLPWSLDSTISEENRTAIEKMLLEEEYYLSSKSLPEKIWHELKESDKKCTKSHKKEAKVTIRLPTKSASGSLKWTVKEKELFEQGLAKFGRRWTKIAMMIGSRNVLQVKSFARQYFKNKAKTDGSEKVELQQYVNVPLPSVSQDDEGKVVSWALLRGRADPNLNAVKIEKLSDDEEVDITDEVGELLCNVPQQEAGKSDLLDIPKSPSGESSWTEPILDSAGHMPSVLLTSRYIPKPEQSTVESLETAMSCSENSGHGAMLSENQKCDGKGISDDTDWFPNPENCREQRDFTENSLLFHPSNQLEEENQIDAEELKPPDQEVEIDRQTVLEEEKQAIPEFFVGRQAKTPERYLKIRNYILDQWERIKPKYLNKTSVRPGLKNCGDVNCIGRIHTYLELIGAINFGCEQAIYNRPQQVDKIRPREGKDTIEAYQLVQRLQSMRTRRRRVRDPWGNWCDAKDLEGQTFEHLSAEDLAKRREEEKLRPPKASKGQRQSKSSFDPFQLIPCCSFTEEKPEPFQVTVAAEALLIMDLHAHVSMAEVIGLLGGRYSETDGIVEICAAEPCNSLSTGLQCEMDPVSQTQASETLAARGYSIIGWYHSHPAFDPNPSIRDIDTQAKYQSYFSRGLPYKFEVGQMLEEPKWELVLEKTRWIIEKYRMSHSWVPMDKIFHRDSDLTCLQKLLECMRKTLGNVANSFIAEEFLAQLENLFLSTYNNEKWNNTTEENSMCPNDLPI comes from the exons ATACTATCTGTCTAGCAAATCCCTCCCAGAAAAAATTTGGCATGAACTGAAGGAAAGTGATAAAAAGTGCACGAAAAG CCACAAGAAAGAAGCAAAAGTAAC GATACGCTTACCTACAAAATCAGCTAGTGGATCGCTGAAGTGGACagtgaaagaaaaagaactatTTGAACAAGGACTG GCTAAATTTGGCAGAAGATggacaaaaattgccatgatgaTTGGAAGTCGCAATGTTCTCCAAGTAAAGAGCTTTGCCAGGCAGTACTTTAAGAACAAG GCAAAAACGGATGGCTCAGAAAAAGTGGAACTGCAGCAGTATGTCAATGTTCCTCTTCCCAGCGTCAGTCAGGATGATGAAGGGAAGGTGGTGTCATGGGCACTCTTAAGAGGTCGGGCAGACCCTAATCTAAATGCagtgaaaattgaaaaattatcaGATGATGAGGAAGTAGACATTACAGATGAGGTGGGTGAGCTACTTTGCAATGTACCTCAGCAAGAAGCTGGAAAGTCTGATTTATTAGATATTCCAAAAAGTCCATCAGGAGAGAGCAGTTGGACAGAGCCTATCTTGGATTCTGCTGGACACATGCCTTCAGTTCTGTTAACATCAAGATACATTCCAAAGCCAGAGCAGAGCACAGTTGAGAGTCTAGAGACTGCAATGTCATGCTCCGAGAACAGTGGTCATGGAGCCATGCTTTCAGAAAATCAGAAATGTGATGGGAAAGGAATTTCTGATGATACCGATTGGTTTCCTAATCCAGAGAATTGCAGAGAACAGAGAGACTTCACTGAAAACAGTCTTCTTTTCCATCCTTCCAACCAACTGGAAGAGGAGAATCAGATAGATGCAGAGGAGCTCAAGCCACCAGATCAAGAAGTAGAAATAGATAGACAGACTGTACtagaagaagaaaagcaggcaATACCAGAATTTTTTGTGGGACGACAAGCCAAAACACCTGAGCGCTACCTGAAAATTAGAAACTATATTTTGGATCAGTG GGAAAGAATCAAACCAAAATATCTGAACAAGACTTCAGTACGCCCAGGGCTGAAGAACTGTGGGGATGTTAACTGTATAGGACGGATACACACATACCTGGAGCTAATAGGAGCAATTAACTTTGGTTGTG AGCAGGCGATATATAATAGACCACAGCAAGTTGACAAAATTCGACCTAGAGAAGGCAAAGACACCATAGAAGCATATCAGCTTGTGCAGCGGCTACAGTCTATG CGTACAAGGAGACGGCGCGTCAGAGACCCCTGGGGAAACTGGTGTGATGCCAAAGATTTGGAAGGACAGACTTTTGAG caCCTTTCTGCTGAGGATCTAGCtaagaggagagaagaggagaagcTGAGACCACCGAAAGCATCTAAAGGACAAAGGCAGTCCAAAAG TTCATTTGATCCCTTTCAGCTGATCCCTTGCTGTtccttcacagaagaaaaacca GAGCCATTCCAAGTAACGGTAGCTGCAGAGGCACTTCTCATAATGGATTTG CATGCCCATGTTTCAATGGCAGAAGTAATAGGACTGCTAGGTGGAAGATACTCTGAAACTGATGGAATAGTTGAA ATTTGCGCAGCAGAACCGTGCAATAGCCTCAGTACAGGATTGCAGTGTGAAATGGACCCAGTATCTCAAACACAGGCATCGGAGACACTTGCTGCTAGAGGTTACAGTATTATTGGGTGGTATCATTCTCACCCTGCCTTTGACCCTAATCCTTCAATACGAGATATTGATACCCAGGCGAAATACCAG AGCTATTTCTCCAGAG GCCTGCCATACAAGTTTGAAGTGGGACAGATGTTGGAAGAACCTAAATGGGAATTAGTACTGGAAAAAACACGATGGATAATTGAAAAATACAGGATGTCTCATAG CTGGGTGCCCATGGATAAAATCTTTCATAGAGATTCAGATTTGACCTGTCTGCAGAAG TTGTTGGAGTGTATGAGGAAGACTCTAGGCAATGTGGCAAATAGTTTCATCGCTGAAGAATTCCTGGCACAGCTAGAAAACCTATTCCTTTCAACATACAATAATGAGAAATGGAATAATACTACTGAAGAAAATAGCATGTGTCCAAATGACCTGCCAATATGA
- the MYSM1 gene encoding histone H2A deubiquitinase MYSM1 isoform X2 has product MEAVEELDVDVEGDVTAGGAGEAEPGSYENPSSSLLQDHYLDSTWRTDMGLPWSLDSTISEENRTAIEKMLLEEEYYLSSKSLPEKIWHELKESDKKCTKRIRLPTKSASGSLKWTVKEKELFEQGLAKFGRRWTKIAMMIGSRNVLQVKSFARQYFKNKAKTDGSEKVELQQYVNVPLPSVSQDDEGKVVSWALLRGRADPNLNAVKIEKLSDDEEVDITDEVGELLCNVPQQEAGKSDLLDIPKSPSGESSWTEPILDSAGHMPSVLLTSRYIPKPEQSTVESLETAMSCSENSGHGAMLSENQKCDGKGISDDTDWFPNPENCREQRDFTENSLLFHPSNQLEEENQIDAEELKPPDQEVEIDRQTVLEEEKQAIPEFFVGRQAKTPERYLKIRNYILDQWERIKPKYLNKTSVRPGLKNCGDVNCIGRIHTYLELIGAINFGCEQAIYNRPQQVDKIRPREGKDTIEAYQLVQRLQSMRTRRRRVRDPWGNWCDAKDLEGQTFEHLSAEDLAKRREEEKLRPPKASKGQRQSKSSFDPFQLIPCCSFTEEKPEPFQVTVAAEALLIMDLHAHVSMAEVIGLLGGRYSETDGIVEICAAEPCNSLSTGLQCEMDPVSQTQASETLAARGYSIIGWYHSHPAFDPNPSIRDIDTQAKYQSYFSRGGSMFVGVIISPYNRNNPLPHSQITCLVISDETSPDGSYRLPYKFEVGQMLEEPKWELVLEKTRWIIEKYRMSHSWVPMDKIFHRDSDLTCLQKLLECMRKTLGNVANSFIAEEFLAQLENLFLSTYNNEKWNNTTEENSMCPNDLPI; this is encoded by the exons ATACTATCTGTCTAGCAAATCCCTCCCAGAAAAAATTTGGCATGAACTGAAGGAAAGTGATAAAAAGTGCACGAAAAG GATACGCTTACCTACAAAATCAGCTAGTGGATCGCTGAAGTGGACagtgaaagaaaaagaactatTTGAACAAGGACTG GCTAAATTTGGCAGAAGATggacaaaaattgccatgatgaTTGGAAGTCGCAATGTTCTCCAAGTAAAGAGCTTTGCCAGGCAGTACTTTAAGAACAAG GCAAAAACGGATGGCTCAGAAAAAGTGGAACTGCAGCAGTATGTCAATGTTCCTCTTCCCAGCGTCAGTCAGGATGATGAAGGGAAGGTGGTGTCATGGGCACTCTTAAGAGGTCGGGCAGACCCTAATCTAAATGCagtgaaaattgaaaaattatcaGATGATGAGGAAGTAGACATTACAGATGAGGTGGGTGAGCTACTTTGCAATGTACCTCAGCAAGAAGCTGGAAAGTCTGATTTATTAGATATTCCAAAAAGTCCATCAGGAGAGAGCAGTTGGACAGAGCCTATCTTGGATTCTGCTGGACACATGCCTTCAGTTCTGTTAACATCAAGATACATTCCAAAGCCAGAGCAGAGCACAGTTGAGAGTCTAGAGACTGCAATGTCATGCTCCGAGAACAGTGGTCATGGAGCCATGCTTTCAGAAAATCAGAAATGTGATGGGAAAGGAATTTCTGATGATACCGATTGGTTTCCTAATCCAGAGAATTGCAGAGAACAGAGAGACTTCACTGAAAACAGTCTTCTTTTCCATCCTTCCAACCAACTGGAAGAGGAGAATCAGATAGATGCAGAGGAGCTCAAGCCACCAGATCAAGAAGTAGAAATAGATAGACAGACTGTACtagaagaagaaaagcaggcaATACCAGAATTTTTTGTGGGACGACAAGCCAAAACACCTGAGCGCTACCTGAAAATTAGAAACTATATTTTGGATCAGTG GGAAAGAATCAAACCAAAATATCTGAACAAGACTTCAGTACGCCCAGGGCTGAAGAACTGTGGGGATGTTAACTGTATAGGACGGATACACACATACCTGGAGCTAATAGGAGCAATTAACTTTGGTTGTG AGCAGGCGATATATAATAGACCACAGCAAGTTGACAAAATTCGACCTAGAGAAGGCAAAGACACCATAGAAGCATATCAGCTTGTGCAGCGGCTACAGTCTATG CGTACAAGGAGACGGCGCGTCAGAGACCCCTGGGGAAACTGGTGTGATGCCAAAGATTTGGAAGGACAGACTTTTGAG caCCTTTCTGCTGAGGATCTAGCtaagaggagagaagaggagaagcTGAGACCACCGAAAGCATCTAAAGGACAAAGGCAGTCCAAAAG TTCATTTGATCCCTTTCAGCTGATCCCTTGCTGTtccttcacagaagaaaaacca GAGCCATTCCAAGTAACGGTAGCTGCAGAGGCACTTCTCATAATGGATTTG CATGCCCATGTTTCAATGGCAGAAGTAATAGGACTGCTAGGTGGAAGATACTCTGAAACTGATGGAATAGTTGAA ATTTGCGCAGCAGAACCGTGCAATAGCCTCAGTACAGGATTGCAGTGTGAAATGGACCCAGTATCTCAAACACAGGCATCGGAGACACTTGCTGCTAGAGGTTACAGTATTATTGGGTGGTATCATTCTCACCCTGCCTTTGACCCTAATCCTTCAATACGAGATATTGATACCCAGGCGAAATACCAG AGCTATTTCTCCAGAGGTGGGTCAATGTTTGTTGGTGTGATAATAAGTCCTTATAATCGAAATAACCCTCTTCCGCATTCCCAGATTACTTGTCTGGTAATCAGTGATGAGACCAGTCCTGATGGATCCTATc GCCTGCCATACAAGTTTGAAGTGGGACAGATGTTGGAAGAACCTAAATGGGAATTAGTACTGGAAAAAACACGATGGATAATTGAAAAATACAGGATGTCTCATAG CTGGGTGCCCATGGATAAAATCTTTCATAGAGATTCAGATTTGACCTGTCTGCAGAAG TTGTTGGAGTGTATGAGGAAGACTCTAGGCAATGTGGCAAATAGTTTCATCGCTGAAGAATTCCTGGCACAGCTAGAAAACCTATTCCTTTCAACATACAATAATGAGAAATGGAATAATACTACTGAAGAAAATAGCATGTGTCCAAATGACCTGCCAATATGA
- the MYSM1 gene encoding histone H2A deubiquitinase MYSM1 isoform X1: MEAVEELDVDVEGDVTAGGAGEAEPGSYENPSSSLLQDHYLDSTWRTDMGLPWSLDSTISEENRTAIEKMLLEEEYYLSSKSLPEKIWHELKESDKKCTKSHKKEAKVTIRLPTKSASGSLKWTVKEKELFEQGLAKFGRRWTKIAMMIGSRNVLQVKSFARQYFKNKAKTDGSEKVELQQYVNVPLPSVSQDDEGKVVSWALLRGRADPNLNAVKIEKLSDDEEVDITDEVGELLCNVPQQEAGKSDLLDIPKSPSGESSWTEPILDSAGHMPSVLLTSRYIPKPEQSTVESLETAMSCSENSGHGAMLSENQKCDGKGISDDTDWFPNPENCREQRDFTENSLLFHPSNQLEEENQIDAEELKPPDQEVEIDRQTVLEEEKQAIPEFFVGRQAKTPERYLKIRNYILDQWERIKPKYLNKTSVRPGLKNCGDVNCIGRIHTYLELIGAINFGCEQAIYNRPQQVDKIRPREGKDTIEAYQLVQRLQSMRTRRRRVRDPWGNWCDAKDLEGQTFEHLSAEDLAKRREEEKLRPPKASKGQRQSKSSFDPFQLIPCCSFTEEKPEPFQVTVAAEALLIMDLHAHVSMAEVIGLLGGRYSETDGIVEICAAEPCNSLSTGLQCEMDPVSQTQASETLAARGYSIIGWYHSHPAFDPNPSIRDIDTQAKYQSYFSRGGSMFVGVIISPYNRNNPLPHSQITCLVISDETSPDGSYRLPYKFEVGQMLEEPKWELVLEKTRWIIEKYRMSHSWVPMDKIFHRDSDLTCLQKLLECMRKTLGNVANSFIAEEFLAQLENLFLSTYNNEKWNNTTEENSMCPNDLPI; this comes from the exons ATACTATCTGTCTAGCAAATCCCTCCCAGAAAAAATTTGGCATGAACTGAAGGAAAGTGATAAAAAGTGCACGAAAAG CCACAAGAAAGAAGCAAAAGTAAC GATACGCTTACCTACAAAATCAGCTAGTGGATCGCTGAAGTGGACagtgaaagaaaaagaactatTTGAACAAGGACTG GCTAAATTTGGCAGAAGATggacaaaaattgccatgatgaTTGGAAGTCGCAATGTTCTCCAAGTAAAGAGCTTTGCCAGGCAGTACTTTAAGAACAAG GCAAAAACGGATGGCTCAGAAAAAGTGGAACTGCAGCAGTATGTCAATGTTCCTCTTCCCAGCGTCAGTCAGGATGATGAAGGGAAGGTGGTGTCATGGGCACTCTTAAGAGGTCGGGCAGACCCTAATCTAAATGCagtgaaaattgaaaaattatcaGATGATGAGGAAGTAGACATTACAGATGAGGTGGGTGAGCTACTTTGCAATGTACCTCAGCAAGAAGCTGGAAAGTCTGATTTATTAGATATTCCAAAAAGTCCATCAGGAGAGAGCAGTTGGACAGAGCCTATCTTGGATTCTGCTGGACACATGCCTTCAGTTCTGTTAACATCAAGATACATTCCAAAGCCAGAGCAGAGCACAGTTGAGAGTCTAGAGACTGCAATGTCATGCTCCGAGAACAGTGGTCATGGAGCCATGCTTTCAGAAAATCAGAAATGTGATGGGAAAGGAATTTCTGATGATACCGATTGGTTTCCTAATCCAGAGAATTGCAGAGAACAGAGAGACTTCACTGAAAACAGTCTTCTTTTCCATCCTTCCAACCAACTGGAAGAGGAGAATCAGATAGATGCAGAGGAGCTCAAGCCACCAGATCAAGAAGTAGAAATAGATAGACAGACTGTACtagaagaagaaaagcaggcaATACCAGAATTTTTTGTGGGACGACAAGCCAAAACACCTGAGCGCTACCTGAAAATTAGAAACTATATTTTGGATCAGTG GGAAAGAATCAAACCAAAATATCTGAACAAGACTTCAGTACGCCCAGGGCTGAAGAACTGTGGGGATGTTAACTGTATAGGACGGATACACACATACCTGGAGCTAATAGGAGCAATTAACTTTGGTTGTG AGCAGGCGATATATAATAGACCACAGCAAGTTGACAAAATTCGACCTAGAGAAGGCAAAGACACCATAGAAGCATATCAGCTTGTGCAGCGGCTACAGTCTATG CGTACAAGGAGACGGCGCGTCAGAGACCCCTGGGGAAACTGGTGTGATGCCAAAGATTTGGAAGGACAGACTTTTGAG caCCTTTCTGCTGAGGATCTAGCtaagaggagagaagaggagaagcTGAGACCACCGAAAGCATCTAAAGGACAAAGGCAGTCCAAAAG TTCATTTGATCCCTTTCAGCTGATCCCTTGCTGTtccttcacagaagaaaaacca GAGCCATTCCAAGTAACGGTAGCTGCAGAGGCACTTCTCATAATGGATTTG CATGCCCATGTTTCAATGGCAGAAGTAATAGGACTGCTAGGTGGAAGATACTCTGAAACTGATGGAATAGTTGAA ATTTGCGCAGCAGAACCGTGCAATAGCCTCAGTACAGGATTGCAGTGTGAAATGGACCCAGTATCTCAAACACAGGCATCGGAGACACTTGCTGCTAGAGGTTACAGTATTATTGGGTGGTATCATTCTCACCCTGCCTTTGACCCTAATCCTTCAATACGAGATATTGATACCCAGGCGAAATACCAG AGCTATTTCTCCAGAGGTGGGTCAATGTTTGTTGGTGTGATAATAAGTCCTTATAATCGAAATAACCCTCTTCCGCATTCCCAGATTACTTGTCTGGTAATCAGTGATGAGACCAGTCCTGATGGATCCTATc GCCTGCCATACAAGTTTGAAGTGGGACAGATGTTGGAAGAACCTAAATGGGAATTAGTACTGGAAAAAACACGATGGATAATTGAAAAATACAGGATGTCTCATAG CTGGGTGCCCATGGATAAAATCTTTCATAGAGATTCAGATTTGACCTGTCTGCAGAAG TTGTTGGAGTGTATGAGGAAGACTCTAGGCAATGTGGCAAATAGTTTCATCGCTGAAGAATTCCTGGCACAGCTAGAAAACCTATTCCTTTCAACATACAATAATGAGAAATGGAATAATACTACTGAAGAAAATAGCATGTGTCCAAATGACCTGCCAATATGA